GGAACAGTCCAGGGACGGGATTGTAGTGCTGGATGAAAAAGGCGGAGTGCATGAGGCCAACAAGCAGTTTGCAGAGATGCTCGGTTACTCTGAAGAAGAGCTTAAGGGCCTTCATGTCTGGGACTGGGATGGGCTGTGGTCCAGGGAAGAACTGCTGCAGATGATCAGCAAGGCCGACTCTTCAGGGGAAACTTTTGAAACCAATTTCCGGTGCCAGAACGGTACGCGGCTTGACGTTGAAATCAGTACCAACGGAGCTGTGATCAAGGGCAGGAAGTACGTATTCTGCGTATGCCGGGACATTACGCTGCGGAAGCGCAATCAAAAGGAGTTAAGCCTGAAAAATGAGCAGCTCAGAGAGGTCATGGCTCAGAAAGACAAGTTTTTTTCCATAATCGCCCATGACCTTAAATCGCCCATTTCCGGGATGCTTTCTCTGGCCACTTATCTGGACCAGGAAGTGAGAAGACTGTCCAGGGACGAGCTGAAAGAAATATCAGCACACATGCGCACTTCGACTGAAAACATCAATAATCTGTTGAATAACCTTCTGGAATGGGGGCGAGCTCAAAAAGGGGTGCTTCATTATGATCCCCGGGTCTTTTCCCTGAAACCCCTGATTCAGGAAGAAGTTGAACTGGCCAGGGCTGGAGCGGATCAGAAACAAATATCCATTGAAGTGGATGTCCCAGGAGACATTCAGGTCCTTGCTGACAGGGAAATGACAGGAACAGTGTTTAGAAATCTGTTGTCCAATGCGGTCAAGTTCACCTCCAGGAAAGGGGTGATCATTATTTCAGCCAGGCAGGATCAGGATACTGGTGAAGCCCTGGTTCAGGTCAGAGACAATGGGGCCGGGTTGGATGCTGAGCGTCTGTCCGGGATTTTTTCAGGGGGGTGCTCAAGGTCTCAGCCCGGGACAGAAGGGGAAAAAGGCACTGGGTTTGGACTAAGCCTGTGCAAGGAGTTTGTGGAAAAAATGGGGGGAGATATCCGGGTTGAAAGCAAGCCTGGTCAGGGTACTATGGTTTCTTTTACCCTGCCCCTGGTCAGAATCAGGAACTGATGCCCGGAGTTTTGTTGACAAAGAAAAGGGTTGCTGATTTCAGCAACCCCTTGAATTTTATGGTCGGGAAGACAGGATTCGAACCTGCGACCCCCTGCTCCCAAGGCAGGTGCGCTACCAGGCTGCGCTACTTCCCGTAAAAGGTTAAGTTTCGTATATCCAAGTGCTGCTGGTTGTCAACCTGTTATTATGCAGCTGCCTTGGCTGTGTCGAACAAAATGAAGACTGCAACAGCTTAATAAGGGTGGCTCTCTTTTTTTGGCCAAGGTTTTGTCCCGGTAAAAAAAGATAAGCACAGCCTGGTTAATAAATTTTGAGTTACTGGTCAGCGGTCAGCAGGGCAGACATCTGTTCATGGACATGGCCGTTGGAGCCCAGGATCTCCCGCATCCCGGGCTGGTAAGGGCTGCCGTCAAAGGTAGTCACCCGCCCACCTGCCTCCTGGATGAGACAAAGGCCTGCCGCAGTATCCCAGGGATTGAGACCGATCTCATAAAAGGCGTCAAAGCGT
This genomic window from Desulfonatronovibrio hydrogenovorans DSM 9292 contains:
- a CDS encoding ATP-binding protein, yielding MSETWNSKISIIAGSLFWILILLAPCIGKASFLDTLSSEEREWLDEMDGKIRVAPDPYFPPLEYFDDEGRFLGIAADYVRIMEQKLEISFEIVRLSNFEEVLDQAARRGVDMVNTVIETPERSRYLSFTRPYIEIPNVIVVSDNISTNLTVDDLKEMRDVVYQGGYAVGPYLMEKHGLYHLRPITDPAQALVDLSTGQIQAMVGNLGVISYYVRSLNIPNLRVAGDCRYNDVLAFAARSDWPVLRGILDKVLADISDAERKAIEKEWIGLELPMFYHDLRFWLGVSGVVLILLLIIALLYAWNRTLKHQVALRVAAHQQAQEELAHEVLRRRILVEQSRDGIVVLDEKGGVHEANKQFAEMLGYSEEELKGLHVWDWDGLWSREELLQMISKADSSGETFETNFRCQNGTRLDVEISTNGAVIKGRKYVFCVCRDITLRKRNQKELSLKNEQLREVMAQKDKFFSIIAHDLKSPISGMLSLATYLDQEVRRLSRDELKEISAHMRTSTENINNLLNNLLEWGRAQKGVLHYDPRVFSLKPLIQEEVELARAGADQKQISIEVDVPGDIQVLADREMTGTVFRNLLSNAVKFTSRKGVIIISARQDQDTGEALVQVRDNGAGLDAERLSGIFSGGCSRSQPGTEGEKGTGFGLSLCKEFVEKMGGDIRVESKPGQGTMVSFTLPLVRIRN